In Rhodamnia argentea isolate NSW1041297 chromosome 11, ASM2092103v1, whole genome shotgun sequence, one genomic interval encodes:
- the LOC115726446 gene encoding putative pentatricopeptide repeat-containing protein At2g01510 encodes MTLRRTTTLEASALLQVLRTAPQRRHLRTCTDARTVKTGFDPATCRSNFRVKDILERGDLSRARWMFDQMPNRNTVSTNMMISGYVNAGDLVSGRKLLDGMTERTAVSWTILMGGYLRADKVSEAFELFGEMHRCGTEADYVTFATLLSGVRDSDTYNEVIQVHAQIIKLGFDLVLIVNNALLDAYCKSCRLGLGSQLFKEVPEKDCVTFNALMTGYLNEGLFEEAINLFVEMQKLGFRPSEFTFTAILAAGIGLADVGFGKQIHSLVLKTNFLWNVFLGNALLDSYSKHDRVEEARKLFDEMLEVDCVSYNVIITGYAWDGQVEACLGIFRRLQSTRFDRRQFPFSTLLSMAANTADFEMGRQIHCQTIVTKADSEILVGNALVDMYAKCARYKEAKIIFADLAYRSSVPWTALISAYIQNGLHEEGLKLFVEMQRANVSADQATFASILKASAALASRSLGEQLHSFVIRLGYISNVFAASALVDMYAKCGSMKDAVQTFEEMPERNVVSWNSLISAYAQNGDGLATLHTFESMVESGLRPDSVGFLNVLSACSHCGKVEEGLKYFDLMSNTYALVPKREHFACMVDVLCRSGQFGEAEKFMSQMPFEADEIMWMSVLNSCRIHKNQELAKEAADKLFAMEELRDAASYVNMSNIYAAAGQWDCVIQVKKAMRERGMKKVPACSWVEIKHRTHVFMASDNLHPQIEEIRRKIDTLAEEMEKEGYKPDTSCALHDVDEEVKIESLKYHSERLAIAFALISTPKGLPILIMKNLRACTDCHAAIKVISRIVQREITVRDSSRFHHFRDGICSCGDYW; translated from the coding sequence ATGACGCTGCGCCGGACGACGACACTCGAAGCCTCGGCGCTGCTGCAAGTCCTTCGCACCGCACCACAACGTCGACATCTCCGAACTTGCACCGATGCCAGAACCGTCAAGACGGGCTTCGACCCCGCAACTTGCCGCTCCAACTTCCGGGTCAAGGACATCCTCGAACGAGGGGACCTGTCGCGCGCACGGTGGATGTTCGATCAAATGCCCAATAGAAATACGGTCTCGACTAACATGATGATATCCGGGTACGTGAATGCCGGCGATCTGGTGAGCGGGAGGAAGCTTCTCGATGGCATGACTGAGCGCACGGCGGTCTCATGGACGATCTTGATGGGCGGGTACTTGCGGGCTGACAAGGTAAGTGAAGCATTCGAGCTTTTCGGGGAGATGCACCGGTGTGGCACGGAGGCAGACTACGTGACTTTCGCCACATTGTTGTCGGGCGTACGTGACTCTGATACATATAATGAAGTGATTCAAGTCCATGCTCAGATAATCAAACTGGGGTTCGATTTGGTTCTCATTGTTAACAATGCGTTGTTAGATGCTTATTGCAAGTCTTGTCGGCTTGGCTTAGGTAGCCAGTTGTTCAAGGAAGTGCCTGAGAAAGATTGTGTCACGTTCAATGCACTGATGACTGGATACTTGAATGAAGGCTTGTTTGAGGAAGCGATTAATCTCTTTGTTGAGATGCAAAAGTTGGGTTTCAGGCCTTCGGAGTTCACCTTCACGGCAATTTTAGCTGCAGGTATTGGGTTAGCTGATGTAGGATTCGGAAAACAGATTCACAGCCTCGTCCTCAAGACTAATTTCCTGTGGAACGTGTTTCTTGGGAATGCGTTGTTGGACTCTTATTCGAAGCATGATCGTGTGGAAGAAGCAAGGAAACTTTTTGACGAGATGCTGGAGGTGGATTGTGTTTCCTACAATGTCATCATCACTGGTTACGCATGGGATGGGCAAGTAGAGGCTTGTCTTGGCATTTTTCGCAGACTTCAGTCTACTAGATTTGATAGGAGGCAATTCCCTTTCTCCACCTTGCTTAGTATGGCAGCAAACACGGCCGACTTTGAAATGGGTCGACAGATTCATTGCCAGACCATAGTGACAAAAGCTGATTCAGAAATCCTTGTTGGAAATGCTTTGGTCGACATGTATGCGAAATGTGCTAGATATAAGGAAGCTAAGATTATATTTGCTGATCTTGCTTACAGAAGCTCGGTCCCCTGGACAGCCTTGATTTCTGCTTATATTCAGAATGGCCTCCATGAAGAAGGCTTGAAACTGTTCGTTGAGATGCAAAGAGCCAATGTTAGTGCTGATCAGGCCACTTTTGCTAGCATTTTGAAAGCCTCTGCAGCTTTGGCATCACGTTCACTTGGAGAACAATTGCATTCGTTTGTGATCAGATTGGGATACATTTCAAACGTGTTTGCAGCGAGTGCACTCGTCGACATGTATGCAAAATGTGGATCCATGAAAGATGCAGTTCAAACTTTTGAAGAAATGCCTGAGAGGAATGTTGTGTCCTGGAATTCTCTCATTTCAGCTTATGCTCAAAATGGGGACGGTCTGGCAACTCTTCACACATTTGAATCCATGGTTGAATCAGGTCTTCGGCCTGATTCCGTTGGATTCCTCAATGTTTTATCAGCTTGCAGTCACTGTGGAAAGGTTGAAGAGGGGCTAAAGTACTTTGATTTGATGAGTAATACATATGCACTCGTTCCTAAGAGAGAACATTTTGCTTGTATGGTTGATGTGCTGTGTCGAAGTGGACAATTTGGTGAAGCAGAGAAGTTCATGTCTCAAATGCCATTTGAGGCCGACGAGATTATGTGGATGTCAGTTCTGAATTCATGTAGGATACACAAGAACCAAGAACTAGCCAAGGAAGCAGCAGACAAACTTTTCGCTATGGAGGAGCTTAGAGATGCTGCTTCTTATGTCAACATGTCTAATATATATGCGGCCGCAGGGCAGTGGGATTGTGTCATACAAGTGAAGAAAGCAATGAGGGAAAGAGGAATGAAAAAGGTCCCTGCATGTAGTTGGGTTGAGATTAAACATAGAACTCATGTCTTTATGGCAAGTGATAATTTGCATCCCCAAATAGAGGAGATCAGGAGAAAAATTGACACATTGGCGGAAGAGATGGAGAAAGAAGGATATAAACCTGACACAAGTTGTGCTCTTCACGATGTTGATGAAGAAGTTAAGATTGAATCTCTTAAATATCATAGCGAAAGATTAGCAATTGCATTTGCACTTATTAGCACACCTAAGGGATTGCCTATCCTTATAATGAAGAACTTGAGAGCCTGTACAGACTGTCATGCTGCAATCAAGGTGATATCAAGGATTGTTCAAAGGGAAATTACAGTTCGAGATTCAAGCAGGTTTCATCACTTTAGAGATGGAATTTGCTCTTGTGGTGATTATTGGTAG
- the LOC115726449 gene encoding aspartokinase 2, chloroplastic isoform X3, with product MATALHFTGAKVSSSNSLSWGSSLQQRSVLPQRLHFAISVGSSSSVPRSLKNSCRSRVFQVSCAGANVDVLEKSSTLTQSFSDSENQLTCVMKFGGSSVASAERMREVADLILSFPSERPVIVLSAMGKTTNKLLQAGEKAVSCGVTNVSCIDELSFIKELHLRTVKELGVDESIIATHLEELDQLLKGIAMMKELTLRTRDYLVSFGECMSTRIFAAYLNKRGVKARQYDAFEIGFITTDDFTNADILEATYPAVAKRLHDDWVTDPAIPIVTGFLGKGWRTCAVTTLGRGGSDLTATTIGKALGLREIQVWKDVDGVLTCDPNIYPRAEPVPYLTFDEAAELAYFGAQVLHPQSMRPAREGDIPVRVKNSYNPNAPGTLITRTRDMSKAVLTSIVLKRNVTMLDIVSTRMLGQFGFLAKVFSTFEDLGISVDVVATSEVSISLTLDPSKLWSRELIQQELDHVVEELEKIAVVNLLQRRSIISLIGNVQRSSLILEKVFNVLRTNGVNVQMISQGASKVNISLIVNDDEAEQCVRALHSSFFESDLPELDHEYGSTNGSAVKP from the exons ATGGCCACGGCATTGCATTTTACTGGTGCTAAAGTTTCCAGttccaactctctctcttggGGGAGTTCTTTGCAACAAAGATCCGTACTGCCTCAGCGGCTTCATTTTGCGATTTCTGTTGGTTCGAGTTCATCAGTGCCTAGGAGCTTAAAGAACTCTTGTAGGAGCAGAGTTTTCCAAGTGAGCTGTGCAGGAGCAAATGTAGACGTCCTAGAGAAAAGCTCGACCTTAACTCAAAGCTTCAGTGATTCTGAGAATCAACTGACCTGTGTCATGAAATTTGGTGGCTCTTCGGTAGCTTCTGCTgagagaatgagagaggttGCTGATCTTATCCTCAGCTTTCCCAGTGAGAGGCCTGTGATTGTTCTATCCGCGATGGGAAAGACGACAAACAAGCTTTTACAG GCTGGAGAGAAGGCTGTCAGTTGTGGTGTTACTAACGTGTCCTGCATTGATGAGCTAAGCTTTATAAAGGAACTCCATCTTAG GACTGTGAAGGAGCTTGGAGTTGACGAATCAATAATAGCAA CTCATCTGGAAGAATTGGATCAACTTCTGAAGGGAATTGCTATGATGAAGGAGCTCACATTACGGACTAGAGATTATTTGGTTTCTTTCGGGGAATGCATGTCCACGAGGATTTTTGCTGCCTATCTAAATAAGAGAGGAGTAAAGGCCCGACAA TATGATGCCTTTGAGATTGGCTTTATTACCACTGACGACTTCACAAATGCGGACATCCTGGAAGCAACTTATCCAGCTGTTGCAAAGAGGTTACATGATGATTGGGTCACAGATCCTGCAATCCCGATTGTTACTGGCTTCCTCGGAAAG GGCTGGAGAACTTGTGCAGTGACCACACTGGGTAGAGGTGGCAGTGATTTGACGGCAACCACTATTGGTAAAGCATTGGGCTTACGCGAGATCCAG GTGTGGAAAGATGTTGATGGTGTCTTGACATGCGATCCCAATATATATCCGCGAGCAGAGCCTGTACCATACTTGACCTTTGATGAGGCAGCTGAACTTGCATATTTTGGTGCACAG GTCCTACATCCTCAGTCCATGAGACCTGCCAGAGAGGGTGATATTCCTGTAAGAGTGAAAAATTCCTACAATCCCAATGCTCCAGGTACCCTGATAACCAGGACAAGGGATATGAGTAAG GCAGTTTTGACTAGCATTGTTCTGAAAAGGAATGTTACTATGCTGGATATTGTCAGCACTCGCATGCTTGGTCAATTTGGCTTCCTTGCAAAG GTCTTTTCTACCTTTGAAGATTTGGGCATATCCGTGGACGTTGTTGCTACTAGTGAAGTCAGTATTTCGTTAACGCTGGATCCATCCAAGCTCTGGAGCAGAGAGCTGATTCAGCAG GAGCTTGATCATGTCGTGGAAGAACTTGAGAAAATAGCTGTGGTGAATCTACTTCAACGCAGATCAATCATCTCACTCATTGGGAATGTACAGAGGTCATCGCTTATACTAGAGAAG GTTTTTAATGTTCTACGAACCAATGGGGTCAATGTCCAGATGATCTCTCAAGGAGCGTCCAAG GTCAACATCTCCTTGATCGTGAACGATGACGAGGCAGAGCAGTGTGTGAGAGCTCTCCATTCAAGCTTCTTTGAGAGCGACCTTCCCGAGCTGGATCATGAATACGGAAGTACGAATGGATCTGCAGTCAAACCATGA
- the LOC115726451 gene encoding sialyltransferase-like protein 1 isoform X1, which yields MRLHKPSLSSGNRNLTILHLVCAAALFSLLVFVIQSSYFAGNRQVQIDDGEDVQVLSDFQSSVRQCVANRGLGLTAHLIDHCKLILKFPQGTNSTWYNEQFKIFEPLEYSYDICEAILLWEQYRNMTTVLTREYLDARPDGWLEYAAKRIAQLGANKCYNRTLCEEHLNIILPAKPPFRPRQFRSCAVVGNSGDLLKTEFGKEIDGHDAVIRDNEAPVNEKYAKHVGLKRDFRLVVRGAARNMVKILNGSADEVLIIKSVTHRDLNAMIKSIPNPVYLFQGIVLRRGAKGTGMKSIELALSMCDVVDIYGFTVDPGYTEWTRYFSTPRKGHNPLQGRAYYQLLECLGVIRIHSPMRAERNQDWSDVPSHEMISRAHAAALRLKRNQAGQTGGLGQFGSCKVWGDADPHNRGLISGSPDMSNVRRNSDYSKWEVMPFKSLRKEARDHYFQMEGVSLYKMDGNKLDDLVCVRHSLTSEV from the exons ATGAGACTTCACAAGCCATCGTTGTCGAGCGGCAACAGGAACCTCACGATCCTGCACCTGGTGTGCGCCGCCGCGCTCTTCTCTCTCCTGGTCTTCGTAATCCAGTCCTCTTACTTCGCAG GCAATCGACAGGTGCAGATTGATGATGGAGAGGACGTGCAGGTTCTTTCCGATTTCCAGTCGAGCGTTCGACAGTGCGTG GCTAACAGGGGCCTTGGACTCACCGCACATTTAATTGACCACTGCAAATTGATTCTTAAATTTCCCCAAGGCACCAACAGTAcctgg TACAATGagcagtttaagatttttgagcCCTTGGAATACAGCTATGATATATGCGAGGCAATACTGTTGTGGGAACAG TATCGTAACATGACAACAGTGCTCACTAGAGAGTATCTTGATGCTCGACCGGATGGGTGGTTAGAATATGCAGCAAAAAGAATAGCGCAGCT GGGTGCAAATAAATGCTACAATCGCACACTTTGTGAGGAACATCTCAATATAATTCTTCCTGCAAAGCCCCCATTTCGCCCCCGACAGTTCCGTAGCTGCGCAGTTGTTGGAAACTCTGGGGATCTGCTTAAGACAGAATTCGGGAAAGAGATTGATGGTCATGATGCTGTCATTAGAGACAATGAAGCTCCTGTTAATGAG AAATACGCGAAGCATGTTGGTCTGAAGAGAGACTTCAGACTTGTAGTTCGTGGTGCTGCTCGTAACATGGTTAAGATACTCAATGGATCTG CAGATGAGGTGCTCATCATCAAAAGTGTGACGCACAGAGACTTGAATGCGATGATAAAG AGCATTCCCAACCCAGTTTATCTTTTCCAAGGAATTGTGCTACGAAGAGGTGCGAAAGGAACGGGAATGAAGTCTATCGAGCTTGCCCTCTCCATGTGCGATGTTGTTGATATATATGGTTTCACTGTTGATCCAGGATACACCGAGTG GACCCGTTACTTCTCTACTCCAAGGAAAGGGCACAATCCCCTTCAGGGAAGGGCTTATTATCAGCTCTTGGAATGTCTTGGT GTGATTAGGATCCATTCTCCCATGAGAGCCGAGAGGAATCAAGATTGGTCAGATGTGCCGAGTCATGAAATGATAAGCAGGGCTCATGCAGCTGCCTTGCGTCTAAAGAGGAACCAAGCTGGTCAGACTGGTGGATTGGGACAGTTTGGAAGTTGCAAGGTCTGGGGTGATGCAGATCCTCACAACCGTGGGCTCATCTCGGGATCTCCAGACATGAGCAATGTCAGGAGAAACTCGGACTATAGTAAGTGGGAAGTCATGCCTTTTAAGAGCCTAAGAAAAGAGGCTCGGGATCACTACTTCCAAATGGAAGGTGTCTCTCTGTACAAAATGGATGGGAACAAGTTGGATGATCTTGTTTGCGTAAGGCATTCGCTGACGTCTGAGGTATGA
- the LOC115726449 gene encoding aspartokinase 2, chloroplastic isoform X2 encodes MATALHFTGAKVSSSNSLSWGSSLQQRSVLPQRLHFAISVGSSSSVPRSLKNSCRSRVFQVSCAGANVDVLEKSSTLTQSFSDSENQLTCVMKFGGSSVASAERMREVADLILSFPSERPVIVLSAMGKTTNKLLQAGEKAVSCGVTNVSCIDELSFIKELHLRTVKELGVDESIIATHLEELDQLLKGIAMMKELTLRTRDYLVSFGECMSTRIFAAYLNKRGVKARQYDAFEIGFITTDDFTNADILEATYPAVAKRLHDDWVTDPAIPIVTGFLGKGWRTCAVTTLGRGGSDLTATTIGKALGLREIQVWKDVDGVLTCDPNIYPRAEPVPYLTFDEAAELAYFGAQVLHPQSMRPAREGDIPVRVKNSYNPNAPGTLITRTRDMSKAVLTSIVLKRNVTMLDIVSTRMLGQFGFLAKVFSTFEDLGISVDVVATSEVSISLTLDPSKLWSRELIQQASELDHVVEELEKIAVVNLLQRRSIISLIGNVQRSSLILEKVFNVLRTNGVNVQMISQGASKVNISLIVNDDEAEQCVRALHSSFFESDLPELDHEYGSTNGSAVKP; translated from the exons ATGGCCACGGCATTGCATTTTACTGGTGCTAAAGTTTCCAGttccaactctctctcttggGGGAGTTCTTTGCAACAAAGATCCGTACTGCCTCAGCGGCTTCATTTTGCGATTTCTGTTGGTTCGAGTTCATCAGTGCCTAGGAGCTTAAAGAACTCTTGTAGGAGCAGAGTTTTCCAAGTGAGCTGTGCAGGAGCAAATGTAGACGTCCTAGAGAAAAGCTCGACCTTAACTCAAAGCTTCAGTGATTCTGAGAATCAACTGACCTGTGTCATGAAATTTGGTGGCTCTTCGGTAGCTTCTGCTgagagaatgagagaggttGCTGATCTTATCCTCAGCTTTCCCAGTGAGAGGCCTGTGATTGTTCTATCCGCGATGGGAAAGACGACAAACAAGCTTTTACAG GCTGGAGAGAAGGCTGTCAGTTGTGGTGTTACTAACGTGTCCTGCATTGATGAGCTAAGCTTTATAAAGGAACTCCATCTTAG GACTGTGAAGGAGCTTGGAGTTGACGAATCAATAATAGCAA CTCATCTGGAAGAATTGGATCAACTTCTGAAGGGAATTGCTATGATGAAGGAGCTCACATTACGGACTAGAGATTATTTGGTTTCTTTCGGGGAATGCATGTCCACGAGGATTTTTGCTGCCTATCTAAATAAGAGAGGAGTAAAGGCCCGACAA TATGATGCCTTTGAGATTGGCTTTATTACCACTGACGACTTCACAAATGCGGACATCCTGGAAGCAACTTATCCAGCTGTTGCAAAGAGGTTACATGATGATTGGGTCACAGATCCTGCAATCCCGATTGTTACTGGCTTCCTCGGAAAG GGCTGGAGAACTTGTGCAGTGACCACACTGGGTAGAGGTGGCAGTGATTTGACGGCAACCACTATTGGTAAAGCATTGGGCTTACGCGAGATCCAG GTGTGGAAAGATGTTGATGGTGTCTTGACATGCGATCCCAATATATATCCGCGAGCAGAGCCTGTACCATACTTGACCTTTGATGAGGCAGCTGAACTTGCATATTTTGGTGCACAG GTCCTACATCCTCAGTCCATGAGACCTGCCAGAGAGGGTGATATTCCTGTAAGAGTGAAAAATTCCTACAATCCCAATGCTCCAGGTACCCTGATAACCAGGACAAGGGATATGAGTAAG GCAGTTTTGACTAGCATTGTTCTGAAAAGGAATGTTACTATGCTGGATATTGTCAGCACTCGCATGCTTGGTCAATTTGGCTTCCTTGCAAAG GTCTTTTCTACCTTTGAAGATTTGGGCATATCCGTGGACGTTGTTGCTACTAGTGAAGTCAGTATTTCGTTAACGCTGGATCCATCCAAGCTCTGGAGCAGAGAGCTGATTCAGCAGGCAAGT GAGCTTGATCATGTCGTGGAAGAACTTGAGAAAATAGCTGTGGTGAATCTACTTCAACGCAGATCAATCATCTCACTCATTGGGAATGTACAGAGGTCATCGCTTATACTAGAGAAG GTTTTTAATGTTCTACGAACCAATGGGGTCAATGTCCAGATGATCTCTCAAGGAGCGTCCAAG GTCAACATCTCCTTGATCGTGAACGATGACGAGGCAGAGCAGTGTGTGAGAGCTCTCCATTCAAGCTTCTTTGAGAGCGACCTTCCCGAGCTGGATCATGAATACGGAAGTACGAATGGATCTGCAGTCAAACCATGA
- the LOC115726449 gene encoding aspartokinase 2, chloroplastic isoform X1 — translation MATALHFTGAKVSSSNSLSWGSSLQQRSVLPQRLHFAISVGSSSSVPRSLKNSCRSRVFQVSCAGANVDVLEKSSTLTQSFSDSENQLTCVMKFGGSSVASAERMREVADLILSFPSERPVIVLSAMGKTTNKLLQAGEKAVSCGVTNVSCIDELSFIKELHLRTVKELGVDESIIATHLEELDQLLKGIAMMKELTLRTRDYLVSFGECMSTRIFAAYLNKRGVKARQYDAFEIGFITTDDFTNADILEATYPAVAKRLHDDWVTDPAIPIVTGFLGKGWRTCAVTTLGRGGSDLTATTIGKALGLREIQVWKDVDGVLTCDPNIYPRAEPVPYLTFDEAAELAYFGAQVLHPQSMRPAREGDIPVRVKNSYNPNAPGTLITRTRDMSKAVLTSIVLKRNVTMLDIVSTRMLGQFGFLAKVFSTFEDLGISVDVVATSEVSISLTLDPSKLWSRELIQQHSCRLSSSQCFTLTLLAYLSEQELDHVVEELEKIAVVNLLQRRSIISLIGNVQRSSLILEKVFNVLRTNGVNVQMISQGASKVNISLIVNDDEAEQCVRALHSSFFESDLPELDHEYGSTNGSAVKP, via the exons ATGGCCACGGCATTGCATTTTACTGGTGCTAAAGTTTCCAGttccaactctctctcttggGGGAGTTCTTTGCAACAAAGATCCGTACTGCCTCAGCGGCTTCATTTTGCGATTTCTGTTGGTTCGAGTTCATCAGTGCCTAGGAGCTTAAAGAACTCTTGTAGGAGCAGAGTTTTCCAAGTGAGCTGTGCAGGAGCAAATGTAGACGTCCTAGAGAAAAGCTCGACCTTAACTCAAAGCTTCAGTGATTCTGAGAATCAACTGACCTGTGTCATGAAATTTGGTGGCTCTTCGGTAGCTTCTGCTgagagaatgagagaggttGCTGATCTTATCCTCAGCTTTCCCAGTGAGAGGCCTGTGATTGTTCTATCCGCGATGGGAAAGACGACAAACAAGCTTTTACAG GCTGGAGAGAAGGCTGTCAGTTGTGGTGTTACTAACGTGTCCTGCATTGATGAGCTAAGCTTTATAAAGGAACTCCATCTTAG GACTGTGAAGGAGCTTGGAGTTGACGAATCAATAATAGCAA CTCATCTGGAAGAATTGGATCAACTTCTGAAGGGAATTGCTATGATGAAGGAGCTCACATTACGGACTAGAGATTATTTGGTTTCTTTCGGGGAATGCATGTCCACGAGGATTTTTGCTGCCTATCTAAATAAGAGAGGAGTAAAGGCCCGACAA TATGATGCCTTTGAGATTGGCTTTATTACCACTGACGACTTCACAAATGCGGACATCCTGGAAGCAACTTATCCAGCTGTTGCAAAGAGGTTACATGATGATTGGGTCACAGATCCTGCAATCCCGATTGTTACTGGCTTCCTCGGAAAG GGCTGGAGAACTTGTGCAGTGACCACACTGGGTAGAGGTGGCAGTGATTTGACGGCAACCACTATTGGTAAAGCATTGGGCTTACGCGAGATCCAG GTGTGGAAAGATGTTGATGGTGTCTTGACATGCGATCCCAATATATATCCGCGAGCAGAGCCTGTACCATACTTGACCTTTGATGAGGCAGCTGAACTTGCATATTTTGGTGCACAG GTCCTACATCCTCAGTCCATGAGACCTGCCAGAGAGGGTGATATTCCTGTAAGAGTGAAAAATTCCTACAATCCCAATGCTCCAGGTACCCTGATAACCAGGACAAGGGATATGAGTAAG GCAGTTTTGACTAGCATTGTTCTGAAAAGGAATGTTACTATGCTGGATATTGTCAGCACTCGCATGCTTGGTCAATTTGGCTTCCTTGCAAAG GTCTTTTCTACCTTTGAAGATTTGGGCATATCCGTGGACGTTGTTGCTACTAGTGAAGTCAGTATTTCGTTAACGCTGGATCCATCCAAGCTCTGGAGCAGAGAGCTGATTCAGCAG CATTCGTGTAGGTTGTCCTCTTCCCAATGCTTCACTCTAACGTTACTGGCATATCTTTCTGAGCAGGAGCTTGATCATGTCGTGGAAGAACTTGAGAAAATAGCTGTGGTGAATCTACTTCAACGCAGATCAATCATCTCACTCATTGGGAATGTACAGAGGTCATCGCTTATACTAGAGAAG GTTTTTAATGTTCTACGAACCAATGGGGTCAATGTCCAGATGATCTCTCAAGGAGCGTCCAAG GTCAACATCTCCTTGATCGTGAACGATGACGAGGCAGAGCAGTGTGTGAGAGCTCTCCATTCAAGCTTCTTTGAGAGCGACCTTCCCGAGCTGGATCATGAATACGGAAGTACGAATGGATCTGCAGTCAAACCATGA
- the LOC115726451 gene encoding sialyltransferase-like protein 1 isoform X2 — protein MRLHKPSLSSGNRNLTILHLVCAAALFSLLVFVIQSSYFAGNRQVQIDDGEDVQVLSDFQSSVRQCVANRGLGLTAHLIDHCKLILKFPQGTNSTWYNEQFKIFEPLEYSYDICEAILLWEQYRNMTTVLTREYLDARPDGWLEYAAKRIAQLGANKCYNRTLCEEHLNIILPAKPPFRPRQFRSCAVVGNSGDLLKTEFGKEIDGHDAVIRDNEAPVNEKYAKHVGLKRDFRLVVRGAARNMVKILNGSDEVLIIKSVTHRDLNAMIKSIPNPVYLFQGIVLRRGAKGTGMKSIELALSMCDVVDIYGFTVDPGYTEWTRYFSTPRKGHNPLQGRAYYQLLECLGVIRIHSPMRAERNQDWSDVPSHEMISRAHAAALRLKRNQAGQTGGLGQFGSCKVWGDADPHNRGLISGSPDMSNVRRNSDYSKWEVMPFKSLRKEARDHYFQMEGVSLYKMDGNKLDDLVCVRHSLTSEV, from the exons ATGAGACTTCACAAGCCATCGTTGTCGAGCGGCAACAGGAACCTCACGATCCTGCACCTGGTGTGCGCCGCCGCGCTCTTCTCTCTCCTGGTCTTCGTAATCCAGTCCTCTTACTTCGCAG GCAATCGACAGGTGCAGATTGATGATGGAGAGGACGTGCAGGTTCTTTCCGATTTCCAGTCGAGCGTTCGACAGTGCGTG GCTAACAGGGGCCTTGGACTCACCGCACATTTAATTGACCACTGCAAATTGATTCTTAAATTTCCCCAAGGCACCAACAGTAcctgg TACAATGagcagtttaagatttttgagcCCTTGGAATACAGCTATGATATATGCGAGGCAATACTGTTGTGGGAACAG TATCGTAACATGACAACAGTGCTCACTAGAGAGTATCTTGATGCTCGACCGGATGGGTGGTTAGAATATGCAGCAAAAAGAATAGCGCAGCT GGGTGCAAATAAATGCTACAATCGCACACTTTGTGAGGAACATCTCAATATAATTCTTCCTGCAAAGCCCCCATTTCGCCCCCGACAGTTCCGTAGCTGCGCAGTTGTTGGAAACTCTGGGGATCTGCTTAAGACAGAATTCGGGAAAGAGATTGATGGTCATGATGCTGTCATTAGAGACAATGAAGCTCCTGTTAATGAG AAATACGCGAAGCATGTTGGTCTGAAGAGAGACTTCAGACTTGTAGTTCGTGGTGCTGCTCGTAACATGGTTAAGATACTCAATGGATCTG ATGAGGTGCTCATCATCAAAAGTGTGACGCACAGAGACTTGAATGCGATGATAAAG AGCATTCCCAACCCAGTTTATCTTTTCCAAGGAATTGTGCTACGAAGAGGTGCGAAAGGAACGGGAATGAAGTCTATCGAGCTTGCCCTCTCCATGTGCGATGTTGTTGATATATATGGTTTCACTGTTGATCCAGGATACACCGAGTG GACCCGTTACTTCTCTACTCCAAGGAAAGGGCACAATCCCCTTCAGGGAAGGGCTTATTATCAGCTCTTGGAATGTCTTGGT GTGATTAGGATCCATTCTCCCATGAGAGCCGAGAGGAATCAAGATTGGTCAGATGTGCCGAGTCATGAAATGATAAGCAGGGCTCATGCAGCTGCCTTGCGTCTAAAGAGGAACCAAGCTGGTCAGACTGGTGGATTGGGACAGTTTGGAAGTTGCAAGGTCTGGGGTGATGCAGATCCTCACAACCGTGGGCTCATCTCGGGATCTCCAGACATGAGCAATGTCAGGAGAAACTCGGACTATAGTAAGTGGGAAGTCATGCCTTTTAAGAGCCTAAGAAAAGAGGCTCGGGATCACTACTTCCAAATGGAAGGTGTCTCTCTGTACAAAATGGATGGGAACAAGTTGGATGATCTTGTTTGCGTAAGGCATTCGCTGACGTCTGAGGTATGA